A window of Gorilla gorilla gorilla isolate KB3781 chromosome 5, NHGRI_mGorGor1-v2.1_pri, whole genome shotgun sequence genomic DNA:
acctCTTTTAATCCTAATTGTATTTCTCTATTCCTGAAGAGTTCTGTAACATGATGTGTTGATTGGTTGTGTTAATGTTGGTCCCTGGAATAAGATTCTCATCATCTCCTTCAATCAAGCAGTCCCACTGATCAAAATCTTTATGAAGTCCTATAAAATATAAAGTGTTAATCAACATATTAAACTTTTGAGAGCATTAAACAGTTTGGTGCCCCTAGGTGGCAATAAAGATTTACAAATTACACAAGTTCCGTTAGGATGGTAGAGACAATGTGCTCTGTATCAGCTGCCTCATGGCTGCTTCAGCAGCTGGATGCAAACGGGATAGGAGTGAGGCAACCTGCTGTCAGTATCCTCAACATGGAAGTCCACTCTAGGCTTCATACAAAGAATATTACCTTTAACAGTTGGATTTGCTTTCTATGATATAGAGGATGTAAAGCAGCAAAATTGACTTTCTcaaatttctgttttcaaattgATATACTGCTTTGTTCCATTGTAAACCAACTGGAAATAGTTTAAATGGTACTAAAGCTGTATTAAGATAGACAGCTTTGTCCTGAGATTCATCTGGTTTAGGTcatgaaaaaaatagtttcttacCTAAATGCTTTTGTAAGAATGCTAATGAAGCTTTGTTGCTAAGATCAATAGCTACATCTGAATCTATGTCTCCCTTTAATTTGAGCACGTGTCCAATTATTTTGCCTGTTGCAAAAGTGAAGTCAGCAAAATTCTGGTGGACTGAACCCCTAAAAGAGAACAAGACATTTAAAAGTCACATTGtttgataaaattattatttttttagttagAGTGTAAGAAAGATACTGGTCTTGTTGGTCTGTTTACTGAaaaccaaagaagaaataaaacttgtaATTTGATCTACTTAGATGTATTTCAAGGGTCACAGGCTGTTTGTTTAGGGATCCCAGAGTATATTCTTCTTCCCTCTAGAAATACAACTCAAAGAATCTTGTTCTTGCTTGGTATcttgattttagaataaatgaTTCTTGCTTTTTAGTGAATTGGAATACTTCCAGTTTGAATACTGGAATGTGTTCTGTATTGAAGGGTCCCTGAACTCAGAGCCAGAGCCTGCTACCTGCCCTCACCACTGAACGTGGTATGTATTTGATGCTAGTCACTTTAAATTTAAATCACTTTAGATTTAAGCCTTAGAGGAAATAGATTTCAAACAACACTTTTCCCAGTATTAAACTGTAAGCACTTTATAAATATCATTTGCACTGCTCTGTAAATTCATCAATAGCCTAACGTCAAATAGAATGGCCTTTTTTAAGTCCTCGTTTTCTACCACCACTGGGACATTTGACACTTGATGGCTTTcttgcactttttttctttacgTTTCCTTAATGTTGCACCTTCCCTTCTGACGCTAACCACTCTATGTTCTTCACTGGCTCTTCACCCATTTCCCATTGGCTGAATGTAGGCATTCCTTACGATTCTACTGGCAGACCAACTCTTTTCTCACTTTGCAATCTCTTCTACTTCAAatgtttcatctatgttgtcatgTAAATTATGTAATCATCCAATTTGTGGCCAGACATCTGTGTACAGATTCCCCAATTCTCAAGCTAAGAAATTGTGAAGTTAAAAGACATCTTCCCAGTCCTGCCCAAAGCTGCTCTGCCTCTTGACTCTGCTGGTTCTTATAAGCAAACCATCATTCTTTTAGTCATCTAAGCTCAAAACAGGGCCACTTAACTCCCTCTCACTCTTCCCCACATTGTAGTAGGAAACTTGAATGTCAGAAACATAAAGAAGATAAACAGCAGGAATACAAGAGAATTGCGAGCAGAAGCTTGGATGATCTGACTGTGGAGAACTGCCAGAGGTGAAGAAATGGAAGGAGTGGTATAAATGACAGGAGAAGCAGCAAAGAGGTGGGTCATGGTAGCCAAGGGAGCAGGAAGAGGGGTGGTCAGCAATGTTGAACAGATGCAGAGAGCAAGGTTGAGACTCTGAAGAGGCTGCTGGTGTGGCATGCAGCAGGCCTTTAGTGTCTTTGTTTTGGCATGCCGGTGGGGGACCAGGAAGCTAGACCACAAGAGTCAAAGAGTGAGTAGAAGTAAGCACATGCAATGACTAATATTGGCTATTCTTTGAAGGTTTCTAGCAGAGAAGGGACAAAAGCAAAGGTGAGAGCTTAGTAAGGAAGTAGCGTTGAGGGAAGGTTAGGTGTTCTGTATTATTTCcgttttagaattagaaagagTTGCACATACACATAAGCTAAATGAAGTCCTTGCCTGAAATACCTAAACCCTTCCTTACTATCTAAACTCTCTTGATCTTACAAAATCCAATTTTAGTGTCATCTATGAATCCTTTTCTGTTGGAAGAGACCCCTCTATTCTCTGAGCCCATAGTGTTTATTGCCTATACTCCATAtatttccttcctgcctcttctcttctcctaAATAAACCAGATTTCAGATAGGAAAGGGGTGAGTTCAGGTCCATCTTTGCTTTGTAATATCTCATCGAGAGTTCAAAACCTTATCAGGAGTTCTTTTTCACCTCCAGGATACAAGAATTGCCAACACGTCATGGTACCCCATTATAGCTTTGGGGAATTTATAAACTCATATTCTTTCTCAACAGGTTAGTATATTGCAGGTCTCAGTCGATAATCtgactttttctttaaagagttCCTAGCCCAGCCTAATGATGGAATACTTCCCCCTAGCTCTACCCCCAAAAATCTGTAGGCATATTCTGGTGTTTAGATTAAAGTAGCATGTAGTATAATGCTAATTTTAATTaccagtgatatagtttggatctgtaTCCCCACCAAATCACATGTCAAATTGGAATCCCCAGTGTCAGAGgcagggactggtgggaggtgattggatcatgggagcagtttctcatggtttcacaccatcccccttggtgctgtcatTGTGACAGTgaattcttgtgagatctggttatttaaaagtgtgtagtacctTCACCCATCCCTCTCTTCCTCCGgttctggccatgtgaagtgctcATGCCCCggttgccttccaccataatcgtaagtttcctgaggcctccccagaagccgagcagatgccagcatcatgcttcctgtacaggctgcagaactgtgagccaatgaaacctcttttctttataaattacccagtctcaggtatttctatATAGCAATGCAACAACAGACTAATATAaccagtatatatactatatacattaacattctcattttaaaaagagtaagACTAAGTGTACTTAGAAACTGAGATTATCTAATTCTCTCCTTATTGAAAGTCTAAACAACCAATTCAGCAATTCTGTAATAGTTACCAAATGATATCGATTGATATTTACCCAAGCTTCAAGTTTGTTTCACATAATGAAATAAGTCACTAATACTTACCTGATTGtaatcatctttctttctttatcagGTGAgtagcattttttcatttttatgatattagCAGGATATTGGAAATATTCAGAGTTGATAAAAAAGAGGGGCTGAGGAATTCTGGAATATACTTCATCACCCAGTGGAAACATCCATGCATCCAGGGCAATACCACATCTGTAGATATTTGTTGACAATGATGAAATTAAACTGGTTACATACTAGCCAACATTGAGGACATCCTAATAATGCTAGGATTGGTGGACACGCACCATACCAGTTTATTATGGGTTATCTCATTGGAATAAAGAGGTATCATACTTCAATGTGGGAAAGGGATATGATTAACTTTGTAAAGTAGCAGACCTGGAATTTTATataatcattttctttatatGCCTTTAGGAACTGCAACCATTTGAGTGATATATCCTTAAaactttttattcaaaataaattttagaatacatAATAATTTCTTCGACACTGTGGAGTATctgaaaaagtataataaatgcaCCTTTGTTTTCAGAGCTTTTATGCACCTTGTAGTGTATTTATTATAGCTTTATTAGAGTAACAATTGGGCCCATTACTTTATATTTAGAGGCACTTCAGCTGAAAAACTGTCTGAGGGTTGAAGAAAAACATATGGAGCATATCATTTGAAAGTGAAACTaacttcctttttaaaagtaaGTTTATCCTATGTTTCCTGATCTTTTGCTAAATGGATGAAAGAAGAGAATTCTCTTACACTGAAATGGACTTTTAAGCAATTTGAGGTGAAGTTTCAAAAATGATCCTGCCCACTCTCTGTACGGTTGGTTCTATGTGATCTCATCAGTCTGGAATGAaggtttaagaaagaaaatgttcctGCAAGCTAGAAAACTGGGGTCTTGTCCCAACTCCTACCCAAATAATTGTAATTTTAGATCCAGTTCCATCTTAAAGGTGGAAGGGGGAAAAACCTAATTAAAAAATGTCCTGCCCACTGGAGAAGTCTGGCAATACTGTAAGATGACAATATTATTATCACAATCATTATGtcacaaaaaattatataaagataaatttttCAGTGAAAAGTGTTAACCCCTTGGGTAAACAAGAATAATGAGGGAAAACATATGGGAGTAGGAGGAGATTTTAATAGCAGGAGAAGTAGATGTTTTAGCCTAGGAAAATGTATACAGAGTATTTTATGGGGGCAAAAGAATAGCCTTATAAACTCCAAGAGATCCCTTCTTCACTAAGaatttgaataaaaaattatatctcaCATGAGTTATCACTTGCCCTCTTCCAATAATTTACTATTCTCTTGCTTTACTATCTTATTTTCTTACCTGAATCTCTGATCTTCACTAAGAGTCTGAATAACCGTTGCTCCACCAAAAGAATGTCCAATTACTGCTATTTTTTCCCTATCGATAGAGTCCTATTTGAAAAAGCATGATATAAATTTATAGCTATCTCGTGGTGTTAGAAGAAATGATTTTGTCAGTCATATAATTGTTCATTTCATGGGGATGGTTAAATACCTTGATTTCTTatagaatatacatatacacacatacatttatacataccatacacacatatacatctatatacacatataaaacacatttacacatatatataacatatgtaaaggTTTGAAAGTAAACTTAATGGTCTTTGTAGTCACCCACACTGGAAACTTCAACATCAGTTCTGACTTCTGCCTCTCCTCACcccatgtttatttgtttgttcattccatgagtatttattgagtacctactctgtgccaggtactgcaGTCTCATTTCAGTGAGCTTTCAGTCCATCAGGGAAGAAAGTTATACAGAGGCATGATGCAATACAGTACAGTGGTACAAAGGAACACACATGACAGACAGCGAGCCTGGTCCAGAAGTGGGCATTGGGGTCCAAGAAAGCTTCTTAGAGGAGGTGATGCATAACTGGAGTCTTGAAATTAGGTAGGAGTTAGGCAAGGGGAAGGGTGTGTCAGGCCAAGGGGACAACATGTACAAAGGCAAGGATACAGAAGAGAGTGGCTGCTTGAGGGATAACAAATTTCTTCATTGTATCTGGAGAACAGACCATCATCTTATTCTCTAGTTCCCCCTAATCCCTGCACttcacatgccacacacactTTTGAGTCTTTGCTCATGCTGCCCACTCTGTCTGATATTTTTCCACCCGCTCCCAAACTTGTGTCAAGTTTTCAAGATCAAGCTTAAAAACATGCAGGAGCTGTCCATGAAATAATAATACTTCCACAGGAGTTGAGTTGAACCATATGACATTGCTGTTTTTGTAGATCAAAACTGACTAACTTTTGGCAATTTCATATCTAGTCCAAGATAATGCATTCTTCATTGCTGCAATACTTTACCTGTACTGCTTTTTGTGTCCGTGTGTGCGTTGGGGAGGAGGCTGGTTGCAGCCCTTTATCATGTTGTACCTTGCAATATAGCAGAAAATTAGAtgacaaaaaacaataaagaactgTAGGACAagagaaaaattactttttatagcTTACCTTCAGTTGTTCCATATCAAACTTTAAATCTAATGCATTCTTCACTGGCTTTCCATGATCAATGTCAAGAATCAGACTGAGAGCTTGGgaacattcttttgctctttgccgTACCTAATATAATTATTAGAAGAAGGAAATGACAAAGTAAAAAGTTATAACACTTATTTTAAAGTTTAGGTAGAAGCTGTATGTGGGAAAAATCGTTGGTCAGTTATAAACTGGAAATCTGATTAGTGATTATTACTTGCTACCATAATGACACAGGCCCCAGCTTTGCACATAGGTATAGCTTAgtccaaatcctggctctgttgcTTACCTACTATGTGACTTCAGAcgatttacttaacctctctgagtttccATTGATTGTATAATAATTCCTACCTAAAGGAAATGTGGGTGGACTCAAACATAATAACACATGTAAAACACCCACTATAAAGAGGAAGCCAATATGCTTCACTTCACTTAACTGCCCTAATAGCTCTGTAAGACAAATAATGtttctattcattattttataacaaaattaagtggtggagccaggattcaaacataGAAAGTTGGGTTCTAAGGCCCATACTCTTAATTCTATTGTATACTGCCTCTCTGAAAAGTAGTCTTTTTATATTGCCTGTGAGGAAgaatctattaatttattttctagcACTTTTTAGATTCTAAAATTAGAAGTTTTAATTCAAGGGAATTCTGAATATTCACTGTCATCtcccaaatttttgtatttgcctttgtttttacTATGAACTAGATATTCCATTAAGGGAATTTTACTGCTCCAGGAATCTATTGACAGATCTTTTGGGAATGGGAAATAGGAGAGCTAGGAGCATAACTTGCCAGgtgtaaaattaaattaacaaatgTCATCCTTTTGTACATGCTTTTAGGTCACCAACCACCTCTCCTTTCACTGCAATGTACCTGCTCATTTCGTATATGTGTCTCCTCCTCTTGTTTCAGGGTTCTAAGGTAGAGCCAAGACTTGTCCCCTATTTCTGCAGCAGATTGGTCCTTGAAATAGTAAGTTGCAGATGCAGATCTATCTCTATAATACAagcaaaattattatttatgcaTGCTCCTTCCCTTCCTTATCTGACCCATGTTTCTCTGTTCCATCCTTGACTCAACTTCCTCTGATCTTTtgacttccctttcttcttccactctatattttctcttaaatTAAAGAAGACTGTAAAAGAGTTCCAGGAAAAAAACCTTATTGTCTATCATCAAGTTGCAGGTAAACTCAATCCATTCTGTCTTGCTAATTCTGGGAGGCAATGTTAGCCATGTTGAAACTCAGTCTCAGGAATCAAATCCCGGCActgccacttactagttgtgtgactttgggcaaattacccTTTATCACCTCTATATTCCTCTtccttaaaacaacaataatattaataataaccatCTCATAGGATTGTTATGAAGACTGAATGAAATGGTGTATTAAAAACATTTCGCATAGGACATGGCAGGCAATAAACACTCTAGAAATGTTTGGTGCTTTTAAGTCTTTTAAGTCGATAAACTCAATCTCCTTTTTTGCTCATGATGTTACCATACTTGAAAGTTccatcaacattttaaataaacttttatgaaAATTAGAAACATAATTATGAGCATTGACATTCCCTGTAGTTGGCCAAAGAGCCCAATTATATCAGGTAACATACCTGTGTTCTACAGCAGCAACTATAAACCCATGAGATGCCAGGTCAATGCCAATAGCAGAATAAAGTGTCCTTCAAaacaaaaagagggaagaattaCAACTACCAGTCATGATTACAAGGCTGAGTCCATTAATAAAACTGGGAACATGGAGGCCATTACACCCCTGTAGTAGTGCCCTGGGGTGGAGTGGAGAGCTATGGTTCTTAAAGGAGGGTGATTTTGTTCCTTAGGGgatatttgacaatgtctggaggtATTTTCATTATCGTGAATGTGGGTGAGGGTATTTCTGGTGTCTAGTGGGTAAAGGGATGCTGTCaagcatcctacaatgca
This region includes:
- the PLA2G7 gene encoding platelet-activating factor acetylhydrolase isoform X2; this encodes MVPPKLHVLFCLCGCLAVVYPFDWQYINPVAHMKSSAWVNKIQVLMAAASFGQTKIPRGNGPYSVGCMDLMFDHTNKGTFLRLYYPSQDNDRLDTLWIPNKEYFWGLSKFLGTHWLMGNILRLLFGSMTTPANWNSPLRPGEKYPLVVFSHGLGAFRTLYSAIGIDLASHGFIVAAVEHRDRSASATYYFKDQSAAEIGDKSWLYLRTLKQEEETHIRNEQVRQRAKECSQALSLILDIDHGKPVKNALDLKFDMEQLKDSIDREKIAVIGHSFGGATVIQTLSEDQRFRCGIALDAWMFPLGDEVYSRIPQPLFFINSEYFQYPANIIKMKKCYSPDKERKMITIRGSVHQNFADFTFATGKIIGHVLKLKGDIDSDVAIDLSNKASLAFLQKHLGLHKDFDQWDCLIEGDDENLIPGTNINTTNQHIMLQNSSGIEKYN
- the PLA2G7 gene encoding platelet-activating factor acetylhydrolase isoform X1 — protein: MVPPKLHVLFCLCGCLAVVYPFDWQYINPVAHMKSSAWVNKIQVLMAAASFGQTKIPRGNGPYSVGCMDLMFDHTNKGTFLRLYYPSQDNDRLDTLWIPNKEYFWGLSKFLGTHWLMGNILRLLFGSMTTPANWNSPLRPGEKYPLVVFSHGLGAFRTLYSAIGIDLASHGFIVAAVEHRDRSASATYYFKDQSAAEIGDKSWLYLRTLKQEEETHIRNEQVRQRAKECSQALSLILDIDHGKPVKNALDLKFDMEQLKVQHDKGLQPASSPTHTRTQKAVQDSIDREKIAVIGHSFGGATVIQTLSEDQRFRCGIALDAWMFPLGDEVYSRIPQPLFFINSEYFQYPANIIKMKKCYSPDKERKMITIRGSVHQNFADFTFATGKIIGHVLKLKGDIDSDVAIDLSNKASLAFLQKHLGLHKDFDQWDCLIEGDDENLIPGTNINTTNQHIMLQNSSGIEKYN
- the PLA2G7 gene encoding platelet-activating factor acetylhydrolase isoform X3, whose protein sequence is MAAASFGQTKIPRGNGPYSVGCMDLMFDHTNKGTFLRLYYPSQDNDRLDTLWIPNKEYFWGLSKFLGTHWLMGNILRLLFGSMTTPANWNSPLRPGEKYPLVVFSHGLGAFRTLYSAIGIDLASHGFIVAAVEHRDRSASATYYFKDQSAAEIGDKSWLYLRTLKQEEETHIRNEQVRQRAKECSQALSLILDIDHGKPVKNALDLKFDMEQLKVQHDKGLQPASSPTHTRTQKAVQDSIDREKIAVIGHSFGGATVIQTLSEDQRFRCGIALDAWMFPLGDEVYSRIPQPLFFINSEYFQYPANIIKMKKCYSPDKERKMITIRGSVHQNFADFTFATGKIIGHVLKLKGDIDSDVAIDLSNKASLAFLQKHLGLHKDFDQWDCLIEGDDENLIPGTNINTTNQHIMLQNSSGIEKYN